Proteins co-encoded in one Cellulosilyticum sp. I15G10I2 genomic window:
- a CDS encoding FeoA family protein — protein sequence MNPNLIPLHDLPIGCRAKVKKLTCSGVSRRRILDLGLIFDTTIESLSKSPFGDPIAYAIRGTVIALRLEETYKIFVESIE from the coding sequence ATGAATCCAAACTTAATCCCTCTACACGATCTTCCTATAGGCTGTAGGGCTAAAGTAAAAAAACTAACTTGCAGTGGCGTTTCTCGTAGGAGAATACTGGACCTTGGACTTATTTTTGATACAACCATAGAATCCTTAAGCAAAAGTCCTTTTGGTGATCCTATTGCTTATGCAATCAGAGGTACTGTTATTGCTCTGCGCTTAGAGGAAACATATAAAATTTTCGTTGAATCAATAGAGTGA
- the feoB gene encoding ferrous iron transport protein B — protein sequence MGLTNQSTGAGALKEMFEVQIESPDDLIIALAGNPNTGKSTVFNSLTGLNQHTGNWPGKTVANAQGKYTYKDEKYILVDLPGTYSLLASSVEEQVARDFILFGNPHATVVVVDATCLERNLNLVLQILEITDKVVVCVNLLDEANRKKINIDLKKLSELLGVPVVGTTARNGKGLNELKESIQQVVRGELKTTPIKIKYDMLLEKVIQEVKPHIHQLIDHKINNEWTSLRLIDGDDMLLESMNNYLHFDLAGDKLLNQKIDQVHMYLKEENTDINDLRDHIVSNIIKTSETICDQVVFFEDKEYNQTDRKIDNILTSNLFGIPIMIGLLGIIFWLTIEGANVPSALLADGLFWIEDQLSALFMWLNTPAWLHGALILGIYRTLAWVVSVMLPPMAIFFPLFTLLEDLGYLPRVAFNLDHFFKKACAHGKQALTMCMGFGCNAAGIISCRIIDSPRERLIAIITNNFVPCNGRFPTLIALSTIFIAGTTGAFSSLIAALSVLGAIILGVVLTLFISKLLSKTILKGLPSSFTLELPPYRKPQVGRIIIHSIFDRTLFVLGRAAMVAAPAGLVIWLMANIMIGDISILTHCALFLDPFSRLLGMDGYIMMAFILGLPANEIVIPILIMGYMSKGSMLELGSLEQTRQLFVQNGWSSLTAICTMLFALNHWPCATTLWTIRKETQSLKWALISFLVPTLTGIVICFIVAQGAILLNLV from the coding sequence ATGGGGTTGACTAATCAATCTACAGGTGCTGGTGCTTTAAAAGAAATGTTTGAAGTACAAATTGAATCACCTGACGATCTTATCATTGCACTCGCTGGCAATCCAAATACTGGTAAAAGCACAGTCTTTAACAGCCTCACGGGTCTTAATCAACACACAGGAAACTGGCCTGGCAAAACTGTTGCCAATGCTCAAGGGAAATATACATATAAAGATGAAAAATATATATTAGTAGATTTACCAGGCACCTATTCTTTACTTGCAAGTTCTGTTGAAGAACAGGTTGCAAGAGACTTTATTCTTTTTGGTAATCCTCATGCAACGGTAGTCGTTGTTGACGCAACTTGCTTAGAAAGAAACCTAAACCTTGTGCTTCAAATACTAGAAATTACAGATAAAGTAGTTGTATGTGTTAATCTTCTGGACGAAGCCAACCGTAAAAAAATTAATATTGACCTCAAAAAGCTATCTGAACTTTTAGGAGTACCCGTAGTAGGAACTACTGCAAGAAATGGTAAGGGCCTCAATGAGCTAAAAGAATCTATCCAACAAGTCGTACGAGGGGAACTTAAAACCACCCCAATTAAAATCAAGTACGATATGCTTCTTGAAAAGGTAATCCAAGAAGTTAAACCCCACATACACCAGCTTATAGATCATAAAATAAATAATGAATGGACTTCTCTTCGTTTGATTGACGGGGATGATATGTTATTAGAATCTATGAATAATTACCTTCATTTTGATTTAGCAGGAGATAAGCTGTTAAATCAAAAAATAGATCAAGTGCATATGTATCTTAAAGAGGAAAATACAGATATAAATGATTTGAGAGACCATATTGTTTCCAACATTATTAAAACATCTGAAACTATTTGTGATCAGGTTGTTTTTTTTGAAGATAAAGAATATAACCAAACGGATCGTAAAATTGATAATATTCTTACTTCCAACCTCTTTGGCATACCCATTATGATAGGACTCTTAGGCATTATTTTCTGGCTGACAATAGAAGGGGCCAACGTCCCATCAGCTCTGCTTGCCGATGGATTATTCTGGATCGAAGATCAGCTGAGTGCCCTTTTTATGTGGCTTAATACACCGGCTTGGCTACATGGTGCTCTTATACTCGGTATATACCGAACACTTGCTTGGGTTGTGTCTGTAATGCTGCCTCCGATGGCTATTTTCTTTCCTTTATTTACTTTGCTTGAAGATCTAGGCTACTTGCCACGGGTTGCATTTAACTTAGATCACTTTTTTAAAAAAGCCTGCGCTCATGGCAAGCAAGCTCTAACCATGTGTATGGGCTTTGGCTGTAATGCTGCTGGAATTATTTCATGCCGTATTATTGATTCTCCACGCGAAAGACTTATTGCTATTATTACGAATAATTTTGTACCATGTAATGGACGCTTTCCAACTTTAATCGCTCTCTCTACTATCTTTATCGCTGGAACTACCGGTGCTTTTAGTTCTCTAATAGCAGCCTTATCTGTATTGGGTGCCATTATATTAGGCGTAGTACTCACACTCTTTATATCTAAGCTATTATCCAAAACTATATTAAAGGGGCTGCCATCTTCATTTACTTTGGAACTACCTCCTTATAGAAAACCCCAGGTAGGAAGAATTATTATTCACTCTATTTTTGACCGTACTTTGTTTGTACTGGGACGCGCTGCCATGGTAGCTGCCCCTGCTGGTCTTGTGATTTGGCTTATGGCTAATATTATGATAGGTGATATAAGTATTCTGACCCATTGTGCCTTATTTTTAGATCCTTTCAGCAGGTTATTAGGTATGGATGGTTATATTATGATGGCCTTCATACTAGGCCTTCCAGCTAATGAAATCGTTATTCCTATTTTAATAATGGGTTATATGTCTAAAGGCTCTATGTTAGAACTTGGTAGCTTGGAGCAGACGAGACAATTATTTGTTCAAAACGGTTGGAGTTCACTAACAGCCATTTGCACCATGTTGTTTGCATTAAACCACTGGCCTTGTGCTACTACACTCTGGACAATTCGCAAAGAAACGCAAAGTTTAAAATGGGCTTTAATTTCTTTTTTAGTCCCAACACTCACAGGAATAGTAATATGCTTTATTGTTGCTCAGGGTGCGATACTGCTTAACCTAGTATAA
- a CDS encoding right-handed parallel beta-helix repeat-containing protein, with the protein MKHPFAYETVERKYTYVLGIAMVVFEKGEPTKRQEEYLKKLVKDMELYDEELDKVLEVARQYQAIKDKVVSVLDTQDKKYCFLMDLYSMLDGTSETDQELLIAIDPAIKFLDITQSEFNYIKQAHRRRLDYQNKYYLEEISKEYKGNQYDLEEDSLECYASDENCILQEECILQKGEELIITKSYKVSGNIKVLKGAKLIFNEAQVEISASIQIEEGYLEIRNSNFKSNKELRGVMFVIMDTTVHIENSHFDGNDATGIWCHINGELFIENSTFTNTANRSCLTLWDCQARIKTSYFAGCRSEKSSGGAIYTNSNLEVLGTSFKDCSAYNGGAIYRFADLIPWVKEDIVTGVDVKKRYREENKMITLFGSKIDFIPIPKSFKRIAYPLILCDNQFLYCKAYKRGIVCAYESQVIINKKNIFSRCEGQNIYYYE; encoded by the coding sequence ATGAAACATCCATTTGCATACGAAACAGTTGAAAGAAAATATACCTATGTTTTAGGGATTGCTATGGTTGTATTTGAAAAGGGAGAGCCCACAAAAAGACAAGAAGAGTATTTAAAAAAACTTGTAAAAGATATGGAGCTTTATGATGAAGAATTAGATAAGGTTCTAGAAGTTGCAAGACAATACCAAGCAATTAAGGATAAAGTAGTAAGTGTTCTAGATACACAGGATAAAAAATATTGTTTTCTTATGGACCTCTATAGTATGCTGGATGGAACAAGTGAAACTGACCAGGAACTTTTAATTGCTATTGATCCGGCCATAAAATTTCTAGATATAACACAATCAGAATTTAATTATATAAAGCAAGCCCATAGAAGGCGTTTAGATTATCAGAATAAATACTATTTAGAAGAAATTAGCAAAGAGTATAAGGGCAATCAGTACGATCTAGAGGAAGATTCTTTAGAGTGCTATGCCAGTGATGAAAACTGTATTTTGCAGGAGGAGTGTATTCTCCAAAAAGGTGAAGAACTTATTATTACAAAGTCTTATAAAGTATCAGGAAATATCAAGGTGTTAAAAGGAGCAAAACTCATTTTTAACGAAGCACAAGTAGAAATAAGTGCATCTATTCAAATAGAGGAGGGCTATCTGGAAATACGAAATTCTAATTTTAAGAGCAACAAGGAGCTGCGTGGGGTCATGTTTGTGATTATGGATACAACTGTACATATTGAAAACAGTCACTTTGACGGCAATGATGCAACAGGTATATGGTGCCATATAAATGGAGAACTTTTTATAGAAAACAGTACTTTTACAAATACTGCAAATAGATCATGTCTCACGCTTTGGGATTGCCAGGCACGTATAAAAACAAGCTATTTCGCAGGATGCAGATCAGAAAAAAGCAGTGGAGGAGCTATCTATACAAATAGTAATTTAGAAGTATTAGGAACTTCTTTTAAAGATTGCAGTGCTTATAACGGTGGGGCAATCTATAGGTTTGCTGATTTGATTCCATGGGTAAAAGAAGATATAGTAACAGGTGTTGATGTGAAAAAAAGATATCGAGAAGAAAATAAAATGATTACACTTTTTGGAAGCAAAATAGACTTTATACCTATTCCTAAAAGTTTTAAGCGTATAGCATATCCTCTTATATTATGTGATAATCAATTTTTATATTGCAAAGCATACAAAAGGGGGATTGTATGTGCTTATGAGTCACAAGTAATTATCAATAAAAAAAATATTTTTAGCAGATGTGAAGGACAAAATATTTATTACTATGAATAG
- a CDS encoding GDYXXLXY domain-containing protein has translation MFKNNRRFQLLIITFFVQFLIILYISLSYEIVALIGNTYQFKIEGYDPIDPLRGRYLAYIIDTDTITNQLGDYTGRCYITIAKDNEGYAYLDRTYKEKPKEVDYIVAQKYGEEYYQTYFTKYFINEAVAQKAEELFRENNEQGLVVVKVKNGRSIVEGLYIGDKLIENYFE, from the coding sequence ATGTTTAAAAATAATAGGCGGTTTCAATTATTAATCATTACTTTCTTTGTGCAGTTCTTAATTATTTTATATATTAGCTTATCTTATGAAATTGTAGCGCTTATAGGAAATACTTATCAATTTAAAATAGAAGGATATGATCCTATAGATCCTTTAAGAGGAAGATATCTTGCATATATAATTGATACAGATACGATAACAAATCAACTTGGTGATTATACAGGACGGTGCTACATTACTATTGCAAAAGACAATGAAGGTTACGCATATTTAGATCGCACGTATAAAGAGAAACCTAAAGAAGTGGATTATATTGTAGCACAAAAATATGGAGAAGAGTATTATCAAACATATTTTACAAAGTATTTTATTAATGAAGCAGTTGCTCAAAAAGCAGAAGAGCTATTTAGGGAAAATAATGAACAAGGTTTAGTTGTTGTAAAAGTTAAAAATGGCAGAAGTATTGTAGAAGGACTTTATATTGGAGATAAGTTAATAGAAAATTACTTTGAATAA
- a CDS encoding DUF2157 domain-containing protein — protein MKSKYDRWLTREMKTWREIGLVDTDTVTKIEGYYNERVIQESNKLGGVLGILGFILIGLGIILILAKNWDLFPRGAKVTLSFLPFLIGSLMGMIVLKKHISGWIKEAIAVFTTIGIVTAVVMSGQIYHIIAEEWMLFFIITLLTLPLIYLYDSTLTLAAYLILGSICMFMTDLIELWIKLGLGISIIGASIPYVIKWYKKDRVNIETSWSSAFIALAGFLFITSLVHDGVLLRELYIVYFILILGIDAGLYEEDVSLGTRPFAVIGNIGLYIMLFIFTFKEFWYYIDTSNVAGEYMIIIAFFLVITIGIVIGLIKLKRNFTKRIYIYLIAVIMIITFRVLGLLNPHTSSVLAILLNIFFVTLAFITLKEGINYSSQGRMNMGLLLLAAITIARFFDSEFSFLVKGIVFITCGAVFLLANFYLMKKRKKELRNV, from the coding sequence GTGAAAAGTAAATATGACAGATGGTTAACTCGTGAGATGAAAACATGGCGGGAGATAGGTCTTGTAGATACTGATACAGTAACAAAAATAGAAGGCTACTATAATGAAAGAGTTATCCAAGAATCAAATAAGTTAGGTGGTGTACTTGGTATATTAGGATTTATTCTTATAGGACTAGGGATTATACTTATCCTTGCTAAAAACTGGGATCTTTTCCCCAGAGGTGCAAAAGTAACACTTTCATTTTTGCCTTTTTTAATAGGAAGCCTCATGGGAATGATTGTTCTCAAAAAGCATATCTCTGGATGGATTAAAGAAGCTATAGCTGTTTTTACAACTATAGGAATTGTAACGGCAGTAGTAATGAGCGGACAGATATACCATATAATAGCCGAAGAGTGGATGCTGTTTTTTATTATAACACTGTTGACGCTACCGCTTATTTACTTATATGACTCGACCTTAACATTAGCTGCATATTTAATACTAGGCAGTATATGCATGTTTATGACTGACTTAATTGAACTATGGATCAAACTAGGTTTAGGCATAAGCATTATAGGTGCAAGCATACCTTATGTTATCAAATGGTACAAAAAAGACAGAGTAAATATTGAAACGAGTTGGTCCAGTGCATTTATAGCATTAGCTGGCTTTTTATTTATCACTTCACTTGTACACGATGGGGTGCTGCTTCGGGAACTTTATATCGTTTATTTTATACTTATTCTAGGTATAGATGCAGGGCTCTATGAAGAAGATGTTTCATTGGGAACGAGACCTTTTGCTGTTATAGGAAATATAGGACTTTATATTATGTTATTTATTTTTACCTTTAAAGAGTTTTGGTACTATATAGATACAAGTAACGTAGCAGGGGAGTACATGATCATTATAGCCTTCTTTTTAGTAATAACTATCGGAATAGTGATAGGGCTTATAAAACTAAAAAGAAATTTCACAAAACGTATCTATATTTATTTGATAGCAGTAATTATGATTATTACTTTTAGAGTGCTAGGATTATTAAATCCACATACATCTTCGGTCCTTGCCATTTTATTAAATATATTTTTTGTAACACTTGCGTTTATTACTTTAAAAGAGGGTATAAATTATAGTAGTCAAGGTCGCATGAATATGGGACTATTACTTTTAGCAGCTATTACAATTGCAAGGTTTTTTGATAGTGAATTTTCTTTTTTAGTTAAAGGTATTGTTTTTATTACTTGCGGGGCAGTTTTTTTATTAGCTAACTTTTATCTTATGAAAAAACGTAAAAAGGAGCTAAGAAATGTTTAA
- a CDS encoding GNAT family N-acetyltransferase encodes MLDNKFKMRFAGEEDSSLIMYFIKELAKYENLLDQVVATEEVLNEWLFKQKTAEVIIGEYEGKPIGFMLFFYNFSTFLGKAGIYLEDLYIEPGMRGKGLGKFMLQYLAQLALERNCGRLEWWCLNWNEPSINFYKHLGAVPMDEWTVYRVSGEALNQLAAKAE; translated from the coding sequence ATGTTAGATAATAAGTTTAAGATGAGATTTGCCGGGGAGGAAGATAGTTCTTTAATCATGTATTTTATTAAAGAACTTGCAAAATATGAGAACCTATTAGATCAAGTGGTAGCTACAGAAGAGGTTTTAAATGAATGGTTATTTAAGCAAAAGACTGCCGAAGTTATTATAGGTGAATATGAAGGTAAGCCTATAGGTTTCATGCTGTTTTTCTATAACTTTTCCACTTTCTTAGGAAAAGCGGGAATCTATTTAGAGGATCTTTACATCGAGCCGGGTATGAGGGGGAAGGGACTCGGGAAATTCATGTTACAATACTTAGCACAGCTGGCACTAGAAAGAAATTGTGGAAGACTTGAATGGTGGTGTTTAAACTGGAATGAACCATCAATCAACTTTTATAAGCACTTAGGTGCCGTGCCTATGGATGAATGGACTGTATACCGCGTAAGCGGGGAGGCATTAAATCAGTTAGCAGCTAAAGCTGAATAG
- a CDS encoding C-GCAxxG-C-C family protein, translating into MDLSVFIDEQVYKFYWEEDYNCATTSLKTLSAIYNIQLSSQVIDAAQGMHGAGKYGAQCGLVEGCLMFIGIYGTHIGLEQSVIVKTCYDFAESFEEHFRSIRCSDLRPGGFQKTDPPHLCEALTKKALLFSVDHLNNVFIHNKIEIPKLNN; encoded by the coding sequence ATGGATCTAAGTGTCTTTATAGATGAGCAAGTATATAAATTTTATTGGGAGGAAGATTATAATTGTGCTACGACCTCACTAAAAACATTAAGTGCTATTTATAATATTCAACTATCTTCACAAGTGATTGACGCAGCTCAAGGAATGCATGGCGCAGGAAAATACGGAGCGCAATGTGGGCTTGTTGAGGGGTGTTTAATGTTTATAGGTATTTATGGAACACATATAGGGCTAGAGCAGTCAGTAATAGTAAAGACGTGCTATGATTTTGCTGAAAGTTTTGAAGAACATTTTAGGAGCATACGATGCTCCGATTTAAGGCCAGGAGGGTTTCAAAAAACAGATCCCCCTCATTTATGTGAAGCACTTACTAAAAAAGCACTGTTATTTTCTGTTGACCATTTAAATAACGTATTTATACACAATAAAATTGAAATACCAAAGCTAAATAACTAA
- a CDS encoding aspartate/glutamate racemase family protein — protein sequence MKTIGLIGGMSWESTMSYYKIINTYIKEALGGLHSAKCILYSVDFQEIEGCQLKGEWDKAGEILSSAAKSLEKAGADFIILCTNTMHKNTKEICSRISIPFLHIADLTAKTLIDDKKTKVGLLGTKYTMEEHFYKGKLKDLGLEVVIPNEAERHFVNKVIFDELCLGKLKTSSKERFIKIIDALKAKGVEAVILGCTEIGILIKQEDSSLPLYDTAFIHATEAAKYALR from the coding sequence ATGAAGACAATAGGCCTTATTGGTGGAATGAGTTGGGAGTCAACAATGAGTTATTATAAGATTATCAATACATATATAAAAGAGGCTTTAGGGGGACTACATAGTGCAAAATGTATTTTATACAGTGTAGATTTTCAGGAGATTGAAGGATGTCAGTTAAAAGGTGAGTGGGATAAAGCTGGAGAGATACTAAGCAGCGCTGCTAAATCATTAGAAAAGGCTGGGGCTGATTTTATTATTTTATGTACCAATACTATGCATAAGAATACAAAAGAGATTTGCAGCAGAATAAGCATTCCATTTCTACATATAGCAGATCTTACAGCCAAAACACTGATAGATGATAAAAAGACTAAGGTGGGTTTACTAGGTACGAAGTACACGATGGAAGAACACTTTTATAAAGGTAAACTTAAAGATTTAGGGTTAGAAGTAGTTATACCTAATGAGGCTGAGAGACACTTCGTGAATAAAGTGATCTTTGACGAATTGTGTTTAGGAAAACTTAAAACATCTTCAAAAGAAAGATTTATAAAAATAATAGATGCTCTTAAAGCGAAAGGCGTTGAAGCAGTAATTTTAGGATGTACGGAGATTGGGATACTGATTAAGCAAGAAGATAGTAGCCTACCACTTTATGATACGGCTTTTATTCATGCAACAGAGGCAGCGAAATATGCGCTGAGATAG
- a CDS encoding amino acid ABC transporter ATP-binding protein encodes MIEIKNLHKNFGELEVLKGIDLTINEREVVSIIGGSGSGKSTLLRCINCLEKKDSGDIIIDGHPITGSSSDKNQLRQKVGMVFQRFNLFPHMTVIKNVMSGPLVIKKIDKETAETKALKLLKKVGLEEKAYEYPAMLSGGQQQRVAIARALAMEPAVMLFDEPTSALDPELVGEVLQVIQNLAKEGMTMIIVTHEMGFAKEVSDKVVFLFEGKIAEMGTSDEIFNKPKHERLISFLNTVW; translated from the coding sequence ATGATAGAAATAAAAAATTTACATAAAAATTTTGGTGAACTAGAAGTTTTAAAAGGAATTGATCTCACAATTAATGAAAGAGAAGTTGTAAGCATTATTGGGGGGAGCGGTTCAGGAAAAAGTACACTGCTTAGATGTATTAATTGTTTAGAAAAAAAAGATAGCGGAGATATTATTATTGATGGACATCCTATAACGGGATCTAGTTCAGATAAGAATCAGCTGCGTCAAAAAGTAGGAATGGTCTTTCAAAGGTTTAATTTATTTCCGCATATGACTGTTATTAAAAATGTGATGTCAGGACCGCTTGTTATTAAAAAGATAGATAAGGAGACAGCGGAGACAAAAGCATTAAAACTACTAAAAAAAGTTGGTTTAGAGGAAAAAGCTTATGAGTATCCAGCTATGTTATCCGGAGGTCAGCAGCAAAGAGTTGCCATCGCAAGAGCTCTTGCAATGGAGCCGGCTGTTATGCTATTTGACGAACCTACATCAGCGCTCGATCCAGAGCTTGTTGGAGAAGTACTTCAAGTTATTCAAAACCTTGCTAAGGAGGGAATGACCATGATTATTGTTACTCATGAGATGGGTTTTGCAAAAGAAGTGTCTGATAAAGTTGTTTTTTTATTTGAAGGAAAAATTGCAGAAATGGGAACATCCGATGAGATATTTAATAAGCCAAAACACGAAAGACTAATAAGTTTCTTAAACACAGTATGGTAA
- a CDS encoding amino acid ABC transporter permease gives MEGIIEFVQTVIKFMPKFLPGVLTTLQLSIFSIILGTLFGLFITLLKLSKSKVLSRIADFYVTLVRGTPLLLQLFFIFYGLPQIGFEIGRFTSAIIGLAFHSGAYISEIFRGAILSIDYGQDEAARALGMTKTQSFKHVILPQAFKRSVPALGNQFIIAVKDSSLASVITITETMLLARQYVAATYQVFPIFFLAACYYLIIILSLTKLLAKLEMKLKVNERS, from the coding sequence GTGGAAGGGATTATAGAATTTGTACAGACAGTTATTAAGTTTATGCCCAAATTTTTACCAGGTGTTTTAACAACTTTGCAGTTGTCAATATTTTCTATTATACTAGGAACACTATTTGGACTATTTATAACGCTATTGAAGCTTTCAAAAAGTAAGGTGCTAAGTAGGATTGCAGATTTTTATGTTACGCTTGTTAGGGGCACACCATTATTGCTACAATTATTTTTTATCTTTTATGGTTTGCCTCAAATAGGGTTTGAAATTGGAAGATTTACATCAGCGATTATTGGGCTCGCTTTTCACAGTGGCGCGTATATTAGTGAAATTTTTAGAGGCGCTATTTTGTCTATTGATTATGGTCAGGATGAGGCTGCAAGGGCACTGGGAATGACAAAAACACAATCTTTTAAGCATGTCATTTTGCCACAGGCTTTTAAACGTTCTGTGCCAGCCTTAGGCAATCAGTTTATTATAGCTGTTAAAGATTCATCCTTAGCAAGTGTTATAACTATTACCGAAACAATGTTATTAGCCAGACAATATGTTGCAGCAACCTATCAAGTATTTCCTATTTTCTTTCTGGCCGCTTGCTACTACTTAATTATTATCTTGTCTTTAACTAAACTTCTTGCAAAACTGGAGATGAAGTTAAAAGTAAATGAGAGGAGTTAG
- a CDS encoding ABC transporter substrate-binding protein: MKKIILFMLTSVVVLLMGCNKDQSTYEKIQKSKEMSFAMTGAYPPFNFINEEGELDGFDIDIANALAEQMGVKAVPITTAWDGIIGGLESSRFDTIIGSMAITEERLERVSFTQPYYYDGAQFFTVSSSELTSIEELENGKVGVVTGTTFHDALLQMENITQILQFESDVDNFMTVEQGRSDGLVTAKFVGLQAPEKYGVDIKPVGPMLYAENIGIAVRKDDEELLNALNESLDKIIENGTYSQISDKWFGVNILEK, translated from the coding sequence ATGAAAAAAATTATTTTATTTATGTTAACATCAGTTGTTGTATTGCTTATGGGATGTAATAAGGATCAAAGTACATATGAAAAAATCCAAAAGTCAAAAGAAATGTCATTTGCAATGACAGGAGCCTATCCACCTTTTAACTTTATTAACGAGGAGGGTGAATTAGATGGTTTTGATATTGATATTGCCAATGCTTTAGCTGAACAAATGGGGGTTAAGGCGGTGCCTATTACCACAGCTTGGGATGGTATTATAGGAGGACTTGAAAGTTCAAGATTTGATACGATTATAGGAAGTATGGCTATTACAGAAGAAAGACTTGAACGAGTAAGCTTTACACAGCCGTACTATTATGATGGTGCTCAGTTTTTTACAGTTTCTTCATCAGAATTAACAAGTATTGAAGAATTAGAAAATGGTAAAGTAGGAGTAGTTACGGGAACAACTTTTCACGATGCATTGCTTCAAATGGAAAATATCACACAAATCCTACAATTCGAAAGTGATGTAGATAATTTTATGACAGTAGAACAAGGCAGATCAGATGGACTTGTAACAGCAAAATTTGTAGGGCTACAAGCTCCAGAGAAATATGGTGTTGATATTAAGCCAGTCGGCCCTATGCTTTATGCAGAGAATATTGGTATAGCTGTTAGAAAAGATGATGAAGAGTTACTAAATGCACTGAATGAAAGCTTAGATAAAATTATTGAGAATGGAACGTATAGTCAGATTAGTGATAAGTGGTTTGGCGTTAATATTTTAGAAAAGTAA
- a CDS encoding GNAT family N-acetyltransferase, with protein sequence MFASNRLSYRKLSRTDFGFYCQLFSDQEVMKYTYLEAFSSKEEARYAFEKALVIQEDENQGTQYIAALKGRETAIGIIDYEVLIENNLGGIYEIGYFIQKAYWGKGYATEMGKALIDFLFNNKNIHKVVASCHANNQHSEAIMKKLGMSQEGVFKLARYKKGSWVDEIKYGLLRQDWSEGQYKINCRK encoded by the coding sequence ATGTTTGCTAGTAACCGATTAAGCTATAGAAAACTTAGTAGAACAGATTTTGGTTTTTATTGTCAACTTTTTTCAGATCAAGAAGTTATGAAATATACATATTTAGAGGCATTTAGTTCAAAAGAAGAAGCCAGGTATGCATTTGAAAAGGCTTTAGTTATACAAGAAGATGAGAATCAGGGAACACAATATATTGCTGCATTAAAAGGCAGAGAGACGGCTATTGGTATTATAGATTATGAAGTGTTGATAGAAAATAATTTGGGCGGGATATATGAAATAGGATATTTCATTCAAAAAGCATACTGGGGTAAAGGTTATGCAACAGAAATGGGAAAAGCACTCATAGATTTTTTATTTAATAATAAGAATATACATAAAGTTGTAGCAAGCTGCCACGCCAATAATCAGCACTCAGAAGCAATTATGAAAAAGTTAGGAATGAGCCAGGAAGGTGTTTTTAAGCTTGCAAGGTATAAAAAGGGCAGTTGGGTTGATGAAATCAAATATGGCCTCTTAAGACAAGACTGGAGTGAGGGCCAGTATAAAATAAATTGCAGAAAGTAA
- a CDS encoding C-GCAxxG-C-C family protein, whose translation MSKVQEALDCFKEGFSCSQAVFATYAKELGMDYETALKVSQAFGGGMGGMKRECGVVTGAYMVISLIHGRTRAEDAEARLKTFELVKTFHEHFREVHKSTVCGELLEGYEGNPHDLCGKYIETSCKILDDLLHL comes from the coding sequence ATGAGCAAAGTACAAGAGGCATTAGATTGCTTTAAGGAGGGTTTTTCATGCTCTCAGGCTGTATTTGCAACCTATGCAAAAGAATTAGGTATGGACTATGAAACAGCACTCAAGGTATCACAAGCATTTGGGGGCGGTATGGGGGGAATGAAAAGAGAATGTGGTGTTGTAACAGGAGCGTATATGGTGATAAGTCTGATACATGGCAGAACAAGAGCCGAGGATGCAGAAGCTAGACTTAAAACGTTTGAACTGGTTAAGACCTTTCATGAGCACTTTCGTGAAGTGCATAAGTCTACAGTGTGTGGAGAACTCTTAGAAGGTTACGAGGGAAATCCCCATGATTTATGTGGAAAATACATCGAAACTTCATGCAAAATTTTAGATGATTTACTGCATTTATAG